A DNA window from Hordeum vulgare subsp. vulgare chromosome 1H, MorexV3_pseudomolecules_assembly, whole genome shotgun sequence contains the following coding sequences:
- the LOC123451890 gene encoding uncharacterized protein LOC123451890 isoform X1, protein MRGGGRGGGGGGGRGQLQQARGVAAAAAGDGAEIPHASRKLVQGLKGILADRTEAEIYATLLDCAMDPDVAVERLISQDPFHEVRRKRSNKKEVKAPQETRSRPFYKPAYRGSKVGSDRGGRGYSGPGADSTASAKGPIKKETELLPPPNTSTPDAVKGSNPMETISEAGNLADAKSTSFQPPQVQHGWGGVPGRPSLAEIVKMGRPQAKPGRPVANNAVGGSVTANASNLNTVLPSEGDRFTADNLPNGTIQAPSVPKEDSVGILPLGQGSDVPEGIGAASANVSAPRSFTLEVNDDVPGDANTFEQTKEISASNASGLTSPGPLSPSDKGTPLNDDLIEKTDLFDEHSFEHNQNADSNGDMSTTAYQLEHLTIHEENRPKPSDDNPAVIIPGHLQVSNADFAHLTFGSFVSGTLDASCSMMPANSDVEVTSVPDNQSGDQCDARIHEFENKETVTPAANEYIASAPDSNAENPDITSVQQSEVGRADLLDVTNNTEYNLSSDYATPTAVQPEPTVQTYLQDNRQMQNISPLSNFMQGNMANGLLPPAMPPFRELDPAFSLLLTNPPLATLVHGTPQSSVNNATVSSQPQENVNQGGLSNPQLTHPQGSTGIAPGPPLPHHLAALHPYAQGGLPLGYASMIGYPSLPQSYAYLPPAAYQQPYINSGLFHQGAAAAPNSGVKYPMPQYKSNVPLGSLPQPASMLSNYVGGFGTANGMPQNFALNQSNPSATTAPGFDGTMPSQYKDGNPYISLQQGENPAMWMHGAGSRGMPPLAANPLYGYQGQQQGYQGQQQGHQGGLRQGQMPSQYGAALGQSQPGLGPEHRNPSDGNLSAAAAAQANQMWPNGY, encoded by the exons atgaggggcggcggccggggcggcggGGGCGGTGGCGGGAGGGGGCAGCTGCAGCAGGCCCGCGGCgtggccgcggcggcggcgggggacggGGCGGAGATCCCGCACGCCTCGCGGAAGCTCGTGCAGGGCCTCAAGGGGATCCTGGCCGACCGCACCGAGGCCGAGATCTACGCCACGCTCCTCGACTGCGCCATGGACCCCGACGTCGCCGTCGAGCGCCTCATCTCCCAAG ACCCCTTTCATGAAGTGAGGAGAAAGCGTAGCAACAAAAAAGAG GTAAAAGCTCCTCAGGAAACAAGGTCTCGCCCATTCTATAAACCTGCATACCGAGGTTCTAAGGTTGGTTCGGATCGAGGTGGACGTGGTTACTCTGGTCCGGGAG CAGACTCAACTGCTAGCGCTAAAGGTCCTATCAAGAAGGAAACAGAGTTACTTCCGCCACCAAACACATCAACCCCTGATGCTGTCAAGGGGAGCAATCCTATGGAAACAATTTCAGAAGCTGG CAATTTAGCTGATGCGAAGTCTACCAGTTTCCAGCCTCCACAAGTGCAGCATGGTTGGGGTGGAGTGCCAGGACGCCCTTCTTTGGCTGAAATAGTGAAGATGGGCAGGCCTCAAGCTAAACCTGGGAGGCCGGTTGCAAATAATGCTGTTGGTGGTTCAGTCACTGCCAATGCATCAAATTTGAACACAGTTTTGCCATCAGAAGGGGATCGTTTCACAGCTGATAATTTACCAAATGGCACTATTCAGGCTCCCTCTGTACCTAAGGAGGACTCTGTTGGCATATTACCTCTAGGACAGGGGTCTGATGTGCCAGAAGGCATTGGTGCTGCTTCTGCAAATGTGAGTGCACCAAGATCATTTACCCTGGAGGTCAACGATGACGTTCCTGGAGATGCCAACACGTTTGAGCAAACTAAGGAGATAAGTGCAAGCAATGCCAGTGGCCTAACATCTCCAGGACCATTATCCCCGTCTGATAAGGGCACACCCTTGAATGATGACCTGATAGAGAAAACAGATCTCTTTGATGAACATTCATTTGAACACAATCAAA ATGCAGATTCAAATGGTGATATGTCTACTACAGCGTATCAGTTGGAACATTTGACTATACATGAGGAAAACAGACCAAAACCATCTGATGATAACCCAGCTGTAATAATCCCAGGCCACCTTCAGGTTTCCAATGCCGATTTTGCGCACTTGACATTTGGTAGTTTTGTGTCTGGGACACTCGATGCATCATGCTCCATGATGCCTGCCAATAGTGACGTGGAGGTCACATCAGTTCCTGataaccagtcaggggaccagtgTGATGCCAg AATCCACGAATTTGAAAACAAGGAGACAGTAACTCCTGCTGCCAACGAGTACATTGCTTCTGCACCAGATAGTAATGCGGAGAATCCTGATATTACATCAGTACAACAGTCTGAAGTGGGAAGAGCTGATTTACTGGATGTTACAAACAACACCGAATACAATTTATCATCTGACTATGCCACGCCAACTGCAGTACAACCAGAGCCTACCGTGCAGACTTATCTGCAGGACAATCGTCAAATGCAAAACATTTCTCCTctctctaacttcatg caaggaaatatgGCAAATGGCCTATTGCCACCGGCAATGCCACCTTTCCGTGAGTTGGATCCAGCATTCTCGCTGCTGCTTACTAACCCTCCATTGGCTACACTGGTTCATGGTACACCACAATCGTCTGTGAACAATGCAACTGTTTCCTCACAGCCACAAGAG AATGTTAATCAAGGTGGTTTATCCAACCCACAGTTGACCCACCCTCAGGGAAGCACTGGCATTGCTCCAGGTCCTCCTCTGCCTCACCATCTCGCCGCCCTTCATCCTTATGCTCAAGGAGGTCTTCCCCTTGGATATGCAAGCATGATAGGATACCCATCTTTGCcgcaaagctatgcgtatctcccgcCTGCTGCTTACCAGCAACCATACATAAACAGTGGTCTATTCCACCAAGGCGCAGCTGCAGCTCCCAACTCGGGCGTGAAATACCCAATGCCACAATACAAGAGCAATGTTCCTCTTGGGAGCCTTCCACAGCCAGCCTCGATGCTCTCCAACTACGTTGGAGGTTTTGGGACTGCAAATGGCATGCCTCAGAATTTTGCCCTGAACCAAAGCAATCCGTCGGCAACCACAGCTCCTGGATTTGATGGAACAATGCCCTCCCAATACAAGGATGGAAATCCTTACATCTCTCTTCAGCAG GGCGAGAACCCTGCAATGTGGATGCATGGAGCTGGTTCGCGAGGAATGCCGCCTCTTGCTGCCAACCCCTTGTATGGCTATCAAGGGCAGCAGCAGGGCTATCAGGGGCAGCAGCAGGGCCATCAAGGCGGCCTTCGGCAGGGGCAGATGCCGTCACAGTACGGTGCAGCGCTCGGGCAGTCACAGCCAGGCCTAGGACCTGAACACCGAAACCCAAGCGACGGAAACTTGAGTGCCGCCGCTGCCGCCCAGGCTAACCAAATGTGGCCGAATGGCTACTGA
- the LOC123451890 gene encoding uncharacterized protein LOC123451890 isoform X3 → MRGGGRGGGGGGGRGQLQQARGVAAAAAGDGAEIPHASRKLVQGLKGILADRTEAEIYATLLDCAMDPDVAVERLISQDPFHEVRRKRSNKKEVKAPQETRSRPFYKPAYRGSKVGSDRGGRGYSGPGADSTASAKGPIKKETELLPPPNTSTPDAVKGSNPMETISEAGNLADAKSTSFQPPQVQHGWGGVPGRPSLAEIVKMGRPQAKPGRPVANNAVGGSVTANASNLNTVLPSEGDRFTADNLPNGTIQAPSVPKEDSVGILPLGQGSDVPEGIGAASANVSAPRSFTLEVNDDVPGDANTFEQTKEISASNASGLTSPGPLSPSDKGTPLNDDLIEKTDLFDEHSFEHNQNSNGDMSTTAYQLEHLTIHEENRPKPSDDNPAVIIPGHLQVSNADFAHLTFGSFVSGTLDASCSMMPANSDVEVTSVPDNQSGDQCDARIHEFENKETVTPAANEYIASAPDSNAENPDITSVQQSEVGRADLLDVTNNTEYNLSSDYATPTAVQPEPTVQTYLQDNRQMQNISPLSNFMQGNMANGLLPPAMPPFRELDPAFSLLLTNPPLATLVHGTPQSSVNNATVSSQPQENVNQGGLSNPQLTHPQGSTGIAPGPPLPHHLAALHPYAQGGLPLGYASMIGYPSLPQSYAYLPPAAYQQPYINSGLFHQGAAAAPNSGVKYPMPQYKSNVPLGSLPQPASMLSNYVGGFGTANGMPQNFALNQSNPSATTAPGFDGTMPSQYKDGNPYISLQQGENPAMWMHGAGSRGMPPLAANPLYGYQGQQQGYQGQQQGHQGGLRQGQMPSQYGAALGQSQPGLGPEHRNPSDGNLSAAAAAQANQMWPNGY, encoded by the exons atgaggggcggcggccggggcggcggGGGCGGTGGCGGGAGGGGGCAGCTGCAGCAGGCCCGCGGCgtggccgcggcggcggcgggggacggGGCGGAGATCCCGCACGCCTCGCGGAAGCTCGTGCAGGGCCTCAAGGGGATCCTGGCCGACCGCACCGAGGCCGAGATCTACGCCACGCTCCTCGACTGCGCCATGGACCCCGACGTCGCCGTCGAGCGCCTCATCTCCCAAG ACCCCTTTCATGAAGTGAGGAGAAAGCGTAGCAACAAAAAAGAG GTAAAAGCTCCTCAGGAAACAAGGTCTCGCCCATTCTATAAACCTGCATACCGAGGTTCTAAGGTTGGTTCGGATCGAGGTGGACGTGGTTACTCTGGTCCGGGAG CAGACTCAACTGCTAGCGCTAAAGGTCCTATCAAGAAGGAAACAGAGTTACTTCCGCCACCAAACACATCAACCCCTGATGCTGTCAAGGGGAGCAATCCTATGGAAACAATTTCAGAAGCTGG CAATTTAGCTGATGCGAAGTCTACCAGTTTCCAGCCTCCACAAGTGCAGCATGGTTGGGGTGGAGTGCCAGGACGCCCTTCTTTGGCTGAAATAGTGAAGATGGGCAGGCCTCAAGCTAAACCTGGGAGGCCGGTTGCAAATAATGCTGTTGGTGGTTCAGTCACTGCCAATGCATCAAATTTGAACACAGTTTTGCCATCAGAAGGGGATCGTTTCACAGCTGATAATTTACCAAATGGCACTATTCAGGCTCCCTCTGTACCTAAGGAGGACTCTGTTGGCATATTACCTCTAGGACAGGGGTCTGATGTGCCAGAAGGCATTGGTGCTGCTTCTGCAAATGTGAGTGCACCAAGATCATTTACCCTGGAGGTCAACGATGACGTTCCTGGAGATGCCAACACGTTTGAGCAAACTAAGGAGATAAGTGCAAGCAATGCCAGTGGCCTAACATCTCCAGGACCATTATCCCCGTCTGATAAGGGCACACCCTTGAATGATGACCTGATAGAGAAAACAGATCTCTTTGATGAACATTCATTTGAACACAATCAAA ATTCAAATGGTGATATGTCTACTACAGCGTATCAGTTGGAACATTTGACTATACATGAGGAAAACAGACCAAAACCATCTGATGATAACCCAGCTGTAATAATCCCAGGCCACCTTCAGGTTTCCAATGCCGATTTTGCGCACTTGACATTTGGTAGTTTTGTGTCTGGGACACTCGATGCATCATGCTCCATGATGCCTGCCAATAGTGACGTGGAGGTCACATCAGTTCCTGataaccagtcaggggaccagtgTGATGCCAg AATCCACGAATTTGAAAACAAGGAGACAGTAACTCCTGCTGCCAACGAGTACATTGCTTCTGCACCAGATAGTAATGCGGAGAATCCTGATATTACATCAGTACAACAGTCTGAAGTGGGAAGAGCTGATTTACTGGATGTTACAAACAACACCGAATACAATTTATCATCTGACTATGCCACGCCAACTGCAGTACAACCAGAGCCTACCGTGCAGACTTATCTGCAGGACAATCGTCAAATGCAAAACATTTCTCCTctctctaacttcatg caaggaaatatgGCAAATGGCCTATTGCCACCGGCAATGCCACCTTTCCGTGAGTTGGATCCAGCATTCTCGCTGCTGCTTACTAACCCTCCATTGGCTACACTGGTTCATGGTACACCACAATCGTCTGTGAACAATGCAACTGTTTCCTCACAGCCACAAGAG AATGTTAATCAAGGTGGTTTATCCAACCCACAGTTGACCCACCCTCAGGGAAGCACTGGCATTGCTCCAGGTCCTCCTCTGCCTCACCATCTCGCCGCCCTTCATCCTTATGCTCAAGGAGGTCTTCCCCTTGGATATGCAAGCATGATAGGATACCCATCTTTGCcgcaaagctatgcgtatctcccgcCTGCTGCTTACCAGCAACCATACATAAACAGTGGTCTATTCCACCAAGGCGCAGCTGCAGCTCCCAACTCGGGCGTGAAATACCCAATGCCACAATACAAGAGCAATGTTCCTCTTGGGAGCCTTCCACAGCCAGCCTCGATGCTCTCCAACTACGTTGGAGGTTTTGGGACTGCAAATGGCATGCCTCAGAATTTTGCCCTGAACCAAAGCAATCCGTCGGCAACCACAGCTCCTGGATTTGATGGAACAATGCCCTCCCAATACAAGGATGGAAATCCTTACATCTCTCTTCAGCAG GGCGAGAACCCTGCAATGTGGATGCATGGAGCTGGTTCGCGAGGAATGCCGCCTCTTGCTGCCAACCCCTTGTATGGCTATCAAGGGCAGCAGCAGGGCTATCAGGGGCAGCAGCAGGGCCATCAAGGCGGCCTTCGGCAGGGGCAGATGCCGTCACAGTACGGTGCAGCGCTCGGGCAGTCACAGCCAGGCCTAGGACCTGAACACCGAAACCCAAGCGACGGAAACTTGAGTGCCGCCGCTGCCGCCCAGGCTAACCAAATGTGGCCGAATGGCTACTGA
- the LOC123451890 gene encoding uncharacterized protein LOC123451890 isoform X2, with amino-acid sequence MRGGGRGGGGGGGRGQLQQARGVAAAAAGDGAEIPHASRKLVQGLKGILADRTEAEIYATLLDCAMDPDVAVERLISQDPFHEVRRKRSNKKEVKAPQETRSRPFYKPAYRGSKVGSDRGGRGYSGPGDSTASAKGPIKKETELLPPPNTSTPDAVKGSNPMETISEAGNLADAKSTSFQPPQVQHGWGGVPGRPSLAEIVKMGRPQAKPGRPVANNAVGGSVTANASNLNTVLPSEGDRFTADNLPNGTIQAPSVPKEDSVGILPLGQGSDVPEGIGAASANVSAPRSFTLEVNDDVPGDANTFEQTKEISASNASGLTSPGPLSPSDKGTPLNDDLIEKTDLFDEHSFEHNQNADSNGDMSTTAYQLEHLTIHEENRPKPSDDNPAVIIPGHLQVSNADFAHLTFGSFVSGTLDASCSMMPANSDVEVTSVPDNQSGDQCDARIHEFENKETVTPAANEYIASAPDSNAENPDITSVQQSEVGRADLLDVTNNTEYNLSSDYATPTAVQPEPTVQTYLQDNRQMQNISPLSNFMQGNMANGLLPPAMPPFRELDPAFSLLLTNPPLATLVHGTPQSSVNNATVSSQPQENVNQGGLSNPQLTHPQGSTGIAPGPPLPHHLAALHPYAQGGLPLGYASMIGYPSLPQSYAYLPPAAYQQPYINSGLFHQGAAAAPNSGVKYPMPQYKSNVPLGSLPQPASMLSNYVGGFGTANGMPQNFALNQSNPSATTAPGFDGTMPSQYKDGNPYISLQQGENPAMWMHGAGSRGMPPLAANPLYGYQGQQQGYQGQQQGHQGGLRQGQMPSQYGAALGQSQPGLGPEHRNPSDGNLSAAAAAQANQMWPNGY; translated from the exons atgaggggcggcggccggggcggcggGGGCGGTGGCGGGAGGGGGCAGCTGCAGCAGGCCCGCGGCgtggccgcggcggcggcgggggacggGGCGGAGATCCCGCACGCCTCGCGGAAGCTCGTGCAGGGCCTCAAGGGGATCCTGGCCGACCGCACCGAGGCCGAGATCTACGCCACGCTCCTCGACTGCGCCATGGACCCCGACGTCGCCGTCGAGCGCCTCATCTCCCAAG ACCCCTTTCATGAAGTGAGGAGAAAGCGTAGCAACAAAAAAGAG GTAAAAGCTCCTCAGGAAACAAGGTCTCGCCCATTCTATAAACCTGCATACCGAGGTTCTAAGGTTGGTTCGGATCGAGGTGGACGTGGTTACTCTGGTCCGGGAG ACTCAACTGCTAGCGCTAAAGGTCCTATCAAGAAGGAAACAGAGTTACTTCCGCCACCAAACACATCAACCCCTGATGCTGTCAAGGGGAGCAATCCTATGGAAACAATTTCAGAAGCTGG CAATTTAGCTGATGCGAAGTCTACCAGTTTCCAGCCTCCACAAGTGCAGCATGGTTGGGGTGGAGTGCCAGGACGCCCTTCTTTGGCTGAAATAGTGAAGATGGGCAGGCCTCAAGCTAAACCTGGGAGGCCGGTTGCAAATAATGCTGTTGGTGGTTCAGTCACTGCCAATGCATCAAATTTGAACACAGTTTTGCCATCAGAAGGGGATCGTTTCACAGCTGATAATTTACCAAATGGCACTATTCAGGCTCCCTCTGTACCTAAGGAGGACTCTGTTGGCATATTACCTCTAGGACAGGGGTCTGATGTGCCAGAAGGCATTGGTGCTGCTTCTGCAAATGTGAGTGCACCAAGATCATTTACCCTGGAGGTCAACGATGACGTTCCTGGAGATGCCAACACGTTTGAGCAAACTAAGGAGATAAGTGCAAGCAATGCCAGTGGCCTAACATCTCCAGGACCATTATCCCCGTCTGATAAGGGCACACCCTTGAATGATGACCTGATAGAGAAAACAGATCTCTTTGATGAACATTCATTTGAACACAATCAAA ATGCAGATTCAAATGGTGATATGTCTACTACAGCGTATCAGTTGGAACATTTGACTATACATGAGGAAAACAGACCAAAACCATCTGATGATAACCCAGCTGTAATAATCCCAGGCCACCTTCAGGTTTCCAATGCCGATTTTGCGCACTTGACATTTGGTAGTTTTGTGTCTGGGACACTCGATGCATCATGCTCCATGATGCCTGCCAATAGTGACGTGGAGGTCACATCAGTTCCTGataaccagtcaggggaccagtgTGATGCCAg AATCCACGAATTTGAAAACAAGGAGACAGTAACTCCTGCTGCCAACGAGTACATTGCTTCTGCACCAGATAGTAATGCGGAGAATCCTGATATTACATCAGTACAACAGTCTGAAGTGGGAAGAGCTGATTTACTGGATGTTACAAACAACACCGAATACAATTTATCATCTGACTATGCCACGCCAACTGCAGTACAACCAGAGCCTACCGTGCAGACTTATCTGCAGGACAATCGTCAAATGCAAAACATTTCTCCTctctctaacttcatg caaggaaatatgGCAAATGGCCTATTGCCACCGGCAATGCCACCTTTCCGTGAGTTGGATCCAGCATTCTCGCTGCTGCTTACTAACCCTCCATTGGCTACACTGGTTCATGGTACACCACAATCGTCTGTGAACAATGCAACTGTTTCCTCACAGCCACAAGAG AATGTTAATCAAGGTGGTTTATCCAACCCACAGTTGACCCACCCTCAGGGAAGCACTGGCATTGCTCCAGGTCCTCCTCTGCCTCACCATCTCGCCGCCCTTCATCCTTATGCTCAAGGAGGTCTTCCCCTTGGATATGCAAGCATGATAGGATACCCATCTTTGCcgcaaagctatgcgtatctcccgcCTGCTGCTTACCAGCAACCATACATAAACAGTGGTCTATTCCACCAAGGCGCAGCTGCAGCTCCCAACTCGGGCGTGAAATACCCAATGCCACAATACAAGAGCAATGTTCCTCTTGGGAGCCTTCCACAGCCAGCCTCGATGCTCTCCAACTACGTTGGAGGTTTTGGGACTGCAAATGGCATGCCTCAGAATTTTGCCCTGAACCAAAGCAATCCGTCGGCAACCACAGCTCCTGGATTTGATGGAACAATGCCCTCCCAATACAAGGATGGAAATCCTTACATCTCTCTTCAGCAG GGCGAGAACCCTGCAATGTGGATGCATGGAGCTGGTTCGCGAGGAATGCCGCCTCTTGCTGCCAACCCCTTGTATGGCTATCAAGGGCAGCAGCAGGGCTATCAGGGGCAGCAGCAGGGCCATCAAGGCGGCCTTCGGCAGGGGCAGATGCCGTCACAGTACGGTGCAGCGCTCGGGCAGTCACAGCCAGGCCTAGGACCTGAACACCGAAACCCAAGCGACGGAAACTTGAGTGCCGCCGCTGCCGCCCAGGCTAACCAAATGTGGCCGAATGGCTACTGA
- the LOC123451890 gene encoding uncharacterized protein LOC123451890 isoform X4: protein MRGGGRGGGGGGGRGQLQQARGVAAAAAGDGAEIPHASRKLVQGLKGILADRTEAEIYATLLDCAMDPDVAVERLISQDPFHEVRRKRSNKKEVKAPQETRSRPFYKPAYRGSKVGSDRGGRGYSGPGDSTASAKGPIKKETELLPPPNTSTPDAVKGSNPMETISEAGNLADAKSTSFQPPQVQHGWGGVPGRPSLAEIVKMGRPQAKPGRPVANNAVGGSVTANASNLNTVLPSEGDRFTADNLPNGTIQAPSVPKEDSVGILPLGQGSDVPEGIGAASANVSAPRSFTLEVNDDVPGDANTFEQTKEISASNASGLTSPGPLSPSDKGTPLNDDLIEKTDLFDEHSFEHNQNSNGDMSTTAYQLEHLTIHEENRPKPSDDNPAVIIPGHLQVSNADFAHLTFGSFVSGTLDASCSMMPANSDVEVTSVPDNQSGDQCDARIHEFENKETVTPAANEYIASAPDSNAENPDITSVQQSEVGRADLLDVTNNTEYNLSSDYATPTAVQPEPTVQTYLQDNRQMQNISPLSNFMQGNMANGLLPPAMPPFRELDPAFSLLLTNPPLATLVHGTPQSSVNNATVSSQPQENVNQGGLSNPQLTHPQGSTGIAPGPPLPHHLAALHPYAQGGLPLGYASMIGYPSLPQSYAYLPPAAYQQPYINSGLFHQGAAAAPNSGVKYPMPQYKSNVPLGSLPQPASMLSNYVGGFGTANGMPQNFALNQSNPSATTAPGFDGTMPSQYKDGNPYISLQQGENPAMWMHGAGSRGMPPLAANPLYGYQGQQQGYQGQQQGHQGGLRQGQMPSQYGAALGQSQPGLGPEHRNPSDGNLSAAAAAQANQMWPNGY from the exons atgaggggcggcggccggggcggcggGGGCGGTGGCGGGAGGGGGCAGCTGCAGCAGGCCCGCGGCgtggccgcggcggcggcgggggacggGGCGGAGATCCCGCACGCCTCGCGGAAGCTCGTGCAGGGCCTCAAGGGGATCCTGGCCGACCGCACCGAGGCCGAGATCTACGCCACGCTCCTCGACTGCGCCATGGACCCCGACGTCGCCGTCGAGCGCCTCATCTCCCAAG ACCCCTTTCATGAAGTGAGGAGAAAGCGTAGCAACAAAAAAGAG GTAAAAGCTCCTCAGGAAACAAGGTCTCGCCCATTCTATAAACCTGCATACCGAGGTTCTAAGGTTGGTTCGGATCGAGGTGGACGTGGTTACTCTGGTCCGGGAG ACTCAACTGCTAGCGCTAAAGGTCCTATCAAGAAGGAAACAGAGTTACTTCCGCCACCAAACACATCAACCCCTGATGCTGTCAAGGGGAGCAATCCTATGGAAACAATTTCAGAAGCTGG CAATTTAGCTGATGCGAAGTCTACCAGTTTCCAGCCTCCACAAGTGCAGCATGGTTGGGGTGGAGTGCCAGGACGCCCTTCTTTGGCTGAAATAGTGAAGATGGGCAGGCCTCAAGCTAAACCTGGGAGGCCGGTTGCAAATAATGCTGTTGGTGGTTCAGTCACTGCCAATGCATCAAATTTGAACACAGTTTTGCCATCAGAAGGGGATCGTTTCACAGCTGATAATTTACCAAATGGCACTATTCAGGCTCCCTCTGTACCTAAGGAGGACTCTGTTGGCATATTACCTCTAGGACAGGGGTCTGATGTGCCAGAAGGCATTGGTGCTGCTTCTGCAAATGTGAGTGCACCAAGATCATTTACCCTGGAGGTCAACGATGACGTTCCTGGAGATGCCAACACGTTTGAGCAAACTAAGGAGATAAGTGCAAGCAATGCCAGTGGCCTAACATCTCCAGGACCATTATCCCCGTCTGATAAGGGCACACCCTTGAATGATGACCTGATAGAGAAAACAGATCTCTTTGATGAACATTCATTTGAACACAATCAAA ATTCAAATGGTGATATGTCTACTACAGCGTATCAGTTGGAACATTTGACTATACATGAGGAAAACAGACCAAAACCATCTGATGATAACCCAGCTGTAATAATCCCAGGCCACCTTCAGGTTTCCAATGCCGATTTTGCGCACTTGACATTTGGTAGTTTTGTGTCTGGGACACTCGATGCATCATGCTCCATGATGCCTGCCAATAGTGACGTGGAGGTCACATCAGTTCCTGataaccagtcaggggaccagtgTGATGCCAg AATCCACGAATTTGAAAACAAGGAGACAGTAACTCCTGCTGCCAACGAGTACATTGCTTCTGCACCAGATAGTAATGCGGAGAATCCTGATATTACATCAGTACAACAGTCTGAAGTGGGAAGAGCTGATTTACTGGATGTTACAAACAACACCGAATACAATTTATCATCTGACTATGCCACGCCAACTGCAGTACAACCAGAGCCTACCGTGCAGACTTATCTGCAGGACAATCGTCAAATGCAAAACATTTCTCCTctctctaacttcatg caaggaaatatgGCAAATGGCCTATTGCCACCGGCAATGCCACCTTTCCGTGAGTTGGATCCAGCATTCTCGCTGCTGCTTACTAACCCTCCATTGGCTACACTGGTTCATGGTACACCACAATCGTCTGTGAACAATGCAACTGTTTCCTCACAGCCACAAGAG AATGTTAATCAAGGTGGTTTATCCAACCCACAGTTGACCCACCCTCAGGGAAGCACTGGCATTGCTCCAGGTCCTCCTCTGCCTCACCATCTCGCCGCCCTTCATCCTTATGCTCAAGGAGGTCTTCCCCTTGGATATGCAAGCATGATAGGATACCCATCTTTGCcgcaaagctatgcgtatctcccgcCTGCTGCTTACCAGCAACCATACATAAACAGTGGTCTATTCCACCAAGGCGCAGCTGCAGCTCCCAACTCGGGCGTGAAATACCCAATGCCACAATACAAGAGCAATGTTCCTCTTGGGAGCCTTCCACAGCCAGCCTCGATGCTCTCCAACTACGTTGGAGGTTTTGGGACTGCAAATGGCATGCCTCAGAATTTTGCCCTGAACCAAAGCAATCCGTCGGCAACCACAGCTCCTGGATTTGATGGAACAATGCCCTCCCAATACAAGGATGGAAATCCTTACATCTCTCTTCAGCAG GGCGAGAACCCTGCAATGTGGATGCATGGAGCTGGTTCGCGAGGAATGCCGCCTCTTGCTGCCAACCCCTTGTATGGCTATCAAGGGCAGCAGCAGGGCTATCAGGGGCAGCAGCAGGGCCATCAAGGCGGCCTTCGGCAGGGGCAGATGCCGTCACAGTACGGTGCAGCGCTCGGGCAGTCACAGCCAGGCCTAGGACCTGAACACCGAAACCCAAGCGACGGAAACTTGAGTGCCGCCGCTGCCGCCCAGGCTAACCAAATGTGGCCGAATGGCTACTGA